The DNA sequence CAGTGTGGGCGAAAAGGTTTCCGCTACCAGAACGGCGTTGGCTCGTTTGCCTGGCCTTGATTGATTCACCTGATTTACTTGAGTAAATATAGGAAGCGCATTGACTCCATTTCGTCGTCGTAATCGCCTTGATCGCACGCGCATTTCACGCGGGCGTAATCGCTCTGATTCAGAGGACCAGTCTGATGACTCCGTTGATTTTGAAGTCGAGGAAGTTGAATTAGTTAAACCCCGGGTCCGCAGCAAGGGTATTTATTTGCTGCCCAATGCATTCACAACGGCGGCCTTATTCTGCGGCTTCTTTGCGATCGTGCAGGCAATGAACCACCAGTTCGAAACCGCTGCCATCGCGATCTTTGCATCCTTGGTATTGGATGGCATGGATGGCCGTATCGCACGCATGACCAATACCCAAAGCGCTTTTGGCGAGCAATACGATTCCTTGGCTGATATGGTGTCCTTCGGTGTTGCCCCCGCATTGGTTGCGTATGAGTGGGTTCTCAAAGATTTTGGTAAGTGGGGCTGGTTGGCGGCATTTACATATTGCGCTGGCGCCGCCTTGCGCTTAGCGCGTTTCAACATCAATACGGGCGTTGTTGATAAGAAGTTTTTTCAAGGTTTGCCTAGCCCAGCGGCAGGCGCATTGATCGCTGGATTTATCTGGCTCGCTGACGACAATAAGATTCCGGTGCGGGATAGCGCCATCCCATGGGTTACTTTCTTGATCACCATCTACGCTGGCTTAACCATGGTATCGAATGCCCGTTTTTATAGTGGCAAGGCTCTGGATCTTCGATATCGCGTTCCCTTTGGCGTCATGGTCTTGATGATTTTGACCTTTGTTCTGATTTCGTCTAATCCGCCCTTAACCTTGTTCGGCATCTTCGTGATTTATGCCATTTCGGGTTATGTGATTTGGGGCTGGGAACGGTTTAGCG is a window from the Polynucleobacter difficilis genome containing:
- the pssA gene encoding CDP-diacylglycerol--serine O-phosphatidyltransferase; amino-acid sequence: MTPFRRRNRLDRTRISRGRNRSDSEDQSDDSVDFEVEEVELVKPRVRSKGIYLLPNAFTTAALFCGFFAIVQAMNHQFETAAIAIFASLVLDGMDGRIARMTNTQSAFGEQYDSLADMVSFGVAPALVAYEWVLKDFGKWGWLAAFTYCAGAALRLARFNINTGVVDKKFFQGLPSPAAGALIAGFIWLADDNKIPVRDSAIPWVTFLITIYAGLTMVSNARFYSGKALDLRYRVPFGVMVLMILTFVLISSNPPLTLFGIFVIYAISGYVIWGWERFSGRKLT